The Manduca sexta isolate Smith_Timp_Sample1 chromosome 17, JHU_Msex_v1.0, whole genome shotgun sequence genome includes a window with the following:
- the LOC115443466 gene encoding cytochrome P450 306a1, which yields MDLFFIWLVTFVAGFWICKKIKEWQNLPPGPWGLPILGYLPFIDPRQPHITLTKLSKLYGPIYGLKMGNIYAVVLSDHKLIRDAFAKENFSGRAPLYLTHGIMHGNGIICAEGGLWKDQRKLITTWLKSFGMSKHSALRDKLEKRIASGVYELLDSIEKSPKEPIDLPHMVSNSLGNVVNEIIFGFKFPSDDKTWQWLRQIQEEGCHEMGVAGVVNFLPFVRFFSPTIRKTIQMLIRGQAQTHTLYASVIARRRNMLGLEKPKGAEHLPHSNLFNEYPDGKLKCIKYSKHAPNTEHIFDPKTLIPTEGECILDSFLLEQKKRFENGDETARYMTDEQLHFLLADMFGAGLDTTSVTLAWFLLYMALYPDEQEIVRKEILSEYPEECEVESSRLPRLMAAIYETQRIRSIVPVGIPHGCLEDTYLGNYKIPKGAMVIPLQWALHMDPDVWEDSEEFKPSRFLAPDGSLLKPQEFIPFQTGKRMCPGDELSRMLASGFIARLFRRKRVRLASIPSQEDMQGTVGVTLAPPRVQYFCDPI from the exons ATGGACCTCTTCTTTATATGGTTGGTAACATTCGTGGCAGGATTTTggatttgcaaaaaaataaaagaatggCAAAATTTACCTCCTGGACCTTGGGGCTTACCTATATTGGGCTACCTGCCCTTCATCGACCCTCGTCAGCCCCACattacattaacaaaattatcCAAACTATATGGCCCCATCTATGGATTGAAAATGGGAAATATTTATGCCGTTGTTTTATCTGATCACAAACTCATAAGAGATGCCTTTGCCAAAGAAAACTTCTCAGGACGAGCACCCTTGTATCTGACTCATGGAATTATGCATGGGAATG GTATCATCTGCGCTGAGGGAGGGCTTTGGAAAGACCAGAGGAAATTGATCACGACTTGGCTGAAAAGTTTTGGAATGAGCAAACATAGTGCATTACGAGATAAGTTGGAAAAACGAATAGCGTCTGGTGTTTACGAATTGCTTGAT AGTATAGAAAAATCACCAAAAGAACCAATAGATCTACCTCACATGGTATCTAATTCGCTTGGAAATGTAgtcaatgaaattattttcggCTTTAAATTTCCCTCCGACGACAAGACTTGGCAATGGTTACGACAAATACAAGAAGAGGGGTGTCATGAGATGGGTGTCGCTGGCGTTGTGAATTTCTTGCCGTTTGTaag ATTTTTCTCGCCAACTATTAGAAAAACGATTCAAATGTTAATTCGCGGTCAAGCGCAAACTCATACTCTATATGCAAGCGTTATAGCGAGGCGTCGTAATATGTTGGGGTTGGAGAAACCCAAGGGAGCCGAGCACCTGCCACACAGCAATCTGTTCAACGAATACCCAGACGGCaaacttaaatgtataaaatatagcaaGCATGCGCCGAACACAGAGCACATCTTCGATCCAAAAACTCTCATTCCCACTGAAGGCGAATGCATATTGGACAGTTTTTTGTTGGAACAAAAGAAAAGGTTCGAGAATGGCGATGAGACTGCGCGGTATATGACAGACGAACAACTTCATTTTCTGTTGGCCGATATGTTTGGCGCCGGCTTGGACACCACGTCAGTCACACTTGCCTGGTTCTTGTTATATATGGCCTTATACCCTGATGAACAG GAAATCGTTCGCAAAGAAATTCTATCGGAATACCCAGAAGAATGTGAAGTGGAGAGCTCACGACTACCGCGTCTCATGGCAGCTATTTATGAGACTCAGCGAATACGATCCATTGTACCCGTCGGCATACCTCATGGATGTTTGgag GATACATATCTCGGCAATTACAAAATTCCGAAAGGTGCTATGGTAATACCTCTGCAGTGGGCCTTACACATGGATCCGGATGTGTGGGAAGACTCGGAGGAATTCAAACCGAGTAGGTTCCTAGCGCCGGACGGTAGCTTGCTAAAACCGCAAGAGTTCATACCTTTTCAAACAG GTAAACGTATGTGCCCCGGCGATGAGCTCTCTCGGATGCTGGCGAGCGGCTTTATTGCTCGTTTGTTCCGCCGTAAACGTGTCCGTCTGGCTTCTATACCATCTCAGGAAGATATGCAAGGGACCGTCGGAGTCACGCTGGCGCCCCCGCGTGTTCAATATTTCTGCGACCCAATATGA
- the LOC115443463 gene encoding cytochrome P450 18a1: MITMLTNSKILWGLWQVLNYCVTRTSVPLLVAVGTALLAARLMALVREMRKLPPGPWSPPVVGYLPFLGVRHKTFLELARNYGALFSARLGNQLTIVLSDYKLIREAFRREEFTGRPNTPLMHTLDGLGIINSEGRLWKSQRRFLHDKLREFGVTYMGNGKKIMEGRIKNEVYELISNLHRSEGTPIDINPLLALGVSNVICGITMSVRFSQGDVRFERMNHLIEEGMRLFGEVHYGEYIPLYNYLPGKAQAQEKVAKNREEMFAFYQTLIDEHRETLNVNNVRDLIDVYLIEIEKAKREGRGGELFEGRDHELQLKQILGDLFSAGMETIKSSLLWMIVFMLRNPDVKKRVQEELDAVVGRDRLPSIEDMPNLPFTETTILETLRMSSIVPLATTHSPTRDVHLNGYRIPAGSQVVPLINCVHMDPNLWDEPNKFNPSRFFDDTGKIRRPEYFMPFGVGRRMCLGDVLARKEMFMFFSCMMHQFDIQMVEGDAPPSLEGTVGATISPQAFRVQFLSRAGAPLVGAALPVDHAHLRHVGSH; this comes from the exons ATGATTACGATGcttacaaattctaaaatattgtgGGGCCTATGGCAAGTGTTGAACTACTGTGTGACGCGTACGTCGGTGCCGTTGCTGGTGGCAGTCGGCACGGCGCTGCTGGCAGCGCGGTTGATGGCGCTGGTGCGAGAGATGCGCAAGCTGCCCCCTGGCCCGTGGTCTCCACCTGTCGTCGGCTACCTGCCGTTCCTCGGAGTTCGCCACAAGACCTTCCTGGAGTTGGCGAGAAACTACGGAGCACTCTTTTCTGCACGACTCGGAAATCAGTTGACCATCGTACTCAGTGACTACAAACTCATCAGGGAAGCTTTCCGACGTGAAGAATTCACTGGGAGGCCTAACACTCCGCTGATGCATACTTTGGACGGCTTAG GCATCATCAACAGCGAAGGCCGTCTTTGGAAGAGCCAGCGCCGATTCCTTCACGACAAACTGCGTGAATTCGGAGTCACTTACATGGGCAATGGCAAAAAAATCATGGAGGGAAGAATTAAG AATGAAGTGTACGAATTAATATCGAACTTGCACCGGTCAGAAGGCACTCCCATAGACATAAACCCTCTTCTTGCGTTGGGCGTGTCCAACGTTATCTGCGGCATTACCATGTCGGTGCGGTTTAGTCAAGGGGACGTGCGGTTTGAACGAATGAATCATTTAATTGAAGAAGGGATGAGACTTTTCGGCGAAGTCCACTACGGCGAATACATCCCTCTTTACAAC tACCTTCCCGGCAAAGCCCAAGCTCAAGAAAAAGTCGCAAAAAATCGTGAAGAAATGTTCGCCTTTTACCAAACTTTGATCGACGAACATCGCGAAACTCTTAATGTCAACAATGTGAGAGATCTAATCGATGTTTATTTGATCGAGATTGAAAAAGCCAAGCGTGAAGGAAGAGGAGGAGAATTGTTTGAGGGCCGCGATCATG aattacaattaaaacaaatcctGGGCGACCTCTTCTCCGCCGGCATGGAGACCATCAAGTCTTCCCTTTTGTGGATGATAGTTTTCATGTTGCGTAACCCCGATGTGAAAAAGCGAGTGCAAGAAGAGCTCGATGCTGTGGTTGGCCGCGACCGTCTGCCCTCTATTGAAGATATGCCAAACCTCCCGTTCACTGAAACAACAATCTTGGAAACTCTACGCATGTCCAGCATCGTTCCTCTGGCAACAACTCACTCTCCTACGAG GGACGTTCACTTAAACGGCTACAGGATTCCAGCTGGCTCTCAAGTCGTTCCTCTCATCAACTGCGTGCACATGGACCCTAACCTGTGGGACGAACCTAACAAATTCAACCCAAGCAGATTCTTCGATGACACCGGTAAAATCAGGCGTCCAGAGTATTTTATGCCGTTCGGTGTCGGTCGGCGGATGTGTTTGGGCGACGTGCTGGCGCGTAAGGAAATGTTCATGTTCTTCTCATGCATGATGCATCAGTTCGACATCCAAATGGTGGAAGGCGACGCGCCCCCATCGCTGGAGGGCACGGTGGGCGCGACCATCTCACCTCAAGCGTTTCGAGTGCAGTTCCTGTCGCGAGCCGGCGCGCCGCTGGTCGGGGCGGCGCTGCCCGTCGACCACGCGCACCTGCGCCACGTCGGCTCGCACTGA